The DNA sequence CAAACGACCCGGATTGCACGACACGATAAAACCAAGTTTCGAACAGTTGCAACGAATTTCTATCACTCGATTTGGCTAAATCAGACTCCTGCAATCTTTTTTGAAGTTCCTCCGGTAAAAAATCTTGACCCTTCATTTTAAAATTCAGGAATTGCTGATTTTGTCGCAATGTTTCGGATAAGTAGAAAAGCGCTCGATCAAAAACTAAGGCAGTCGGAAGATCAAATTGCAATTGCCACTCGAGATCGATGAGTTTTACGGATTCATCATTCTCAGCAACCAAAAGGTTTGAAAAAATCAGATCGAGATATTTCCCTGAAATCCACTGATGATGCGCCGATTCATAAATAACATGTCCCAAATGCTTTCTGCAAAATTCATGGAACCGGTTTTTCTTTTCCTCCGATGCCTGTGTGGAATGCTCTTCCAATGTTTTCAGCCAAACTGAAACCGCCTGCCAGGCTTCATCCAAGTTATTTCTTAAGACACCATCCAGAAATTTCTCCTGCAGATTCTTGAAGTCTTTATGATATTTCTGATTTTTTACAATGCGTAGAACGCCGTTGCTCGATTCTTCAATTTTCAGGGTATCGAATTTTTCTTTTTTGACTAAAATTTCCGAGGAGCCGTTTCCTAAAAAATAAGTGCGGGTCTGAAATGCGGGCGCACGAAAAACATTAAACTTTGCTGCAAGCATATCATCAAGCCGCAAACGCTTATTGTTTTCATTTTTTGAAGCGATGACCAAAAAGGAGTTCATGAAATTATGAACCTGGCCGATATTTCTGAGGGTTTGCAAAAATCCACGCTCATTGAAAGCAGGATTAACCCGGCAGGAGTGATCCTGCGTCGGAAATTCCATCAAGGCGAAGGGATCAAAGTCGTCGTGATTTAGGGCAGCTTCGCTCAAGACCGCGGTCGGCATTTTATAATCCGGAAAGGGATAAAACCAGTGCTGGGCTTTAAACCCGACCTTTTCCAATTTTGCCCTTAAGGTTGCCGCATCGAAAGTTCTCATTCCTTGATAATGCGGATAATCAGAAATACCTTCAAACGGCCGCCCGTCGTGCTCTTCAGGGTAGCCCGCTAAATATTTGTGGCCGAGTTGATTTTCGATCGCGAGCAGCAAATAACCATTTTCATTCAAAGTTTTGAACGCAAAAGATAACACCTCTTCGTAAGGATCGTCTCCGGGAACCTACTTTCCTGAATATTCAAGAACGCCAATCAAAGAAACGAAATCATACGGTTCTGTTACCGGAAACTCGGTCAGGTTGCAGGCGTGGATTTCAAGATTCTTTGCATGTCTGCAGCGCTGCTGAATAACTTCTGCCCGCCTAACGGATCCCTCGACCGACGTTACGAACGCATTTTCTAAATCGACCAGATATGAAGTCAACGCACCACATCCGGCCCCAAGCTCAATAAACCTGAACGGTTCTTGCCCAAAATCGATCCAATTAAATAGATTTTTTCTTAGTGGACAGAGATGATAGAGCAGCTCCCACTCATTGAATTCCTGCCAGGTTGAGTTTTCATCAAATTCTTCATTGGAACATAGGTTTAGGAGCGTACTTTCCGAGCTGTCAGCGTAATCGATCGCCGAGTCATGAATGGTCAGAGATGGCAGCGAATGTGCGCTATTATTATGGGAATTAGAACCTTGTGGTCTGGTTGCATTTTGAAGTCCGGATTCGAATCTTTTTACTAAATCATCAATAGTATCCATGACCGCTCCTGAGGCGCAACCTAAATTTGAGAACCAATGATTTTTGTGGTCGGTTAAAGTGGAGAATCTATGGGTGACATTACAAGTCAGCTCTCCCGCTAATACTTTATCAATTGTGGCTTTGATTTCCGCTTTTTTTATTTTGATGCAATGCTCGTACGGAGCAATCGCCATTCTGGGCGGATCGGTGTCCGGTATACGCCAGTCTGTCACTGCGATGCCCGGTATATCCAATAATAACGCCTCAATTAGAACGCTTGATTCATCGGAAATTAGAACATCGGCTAATCCCAAATAAGTCATAATACTCGTTTCCGGGTCTACCATATAGACGTTATCTTTGCGGTCTTCATATTTGTGTCGAAGCCGTTCCACGGTGCCCATCATCGTTGGAAAATTTTCATGTATTGGAGATTGTTTTATCAAAATGTTATAAGGTCTGTCCTTCAATTTTTCAATCACTTCTTCCGCTTTATTATCATTTTCCCATGCCGGCGCATAGAGTACGGATTTATCGTGTCTGAGATGCAAGCGCTCTCTAACATTATTAAGTTCTTCGCCATACGTTTTATCGTTGAAAACCTGGTCCGATTTTGGCCAGCCAATATTATGCACACCGGCATGAGGAAGAAACTTTTTTTGACCGTTGCTTTTGGCATTGTCACACATTTCCTGCCAGAAATTACCGGGAATGAGTCCGGCAGTGAATCGGTGCCAAGGCTCATAGCCCCAGAAATTGGGCCAACTATGGTGGGATTGTCCCAAATCATGTAGCATGATGAATGAGTATTTGGAGAAAATTCTTTTTATGTTCGGTATGTGAGAAACATAGACGCTGATATCCGCATCCGTATA is a window from the candidate division KSB1 bacterium genome containing:
- a CDS encoding tetratricopeptide repeat protein → MNENGYLLLAIENQLGHKYLAGYPEEHDGRPFEGISDYPHYQGMRTFDAATLRAKLEKVGFKAQHWFYPFPDYKMPTAVLSEAALNHDDFDPFALMEFPTQDHSCRVNPAFNERGFLQTLRNIGQVHNFMNSFLVIASKNENNKRLRLDDMLAAKFNVFRAPAFQTRTYFLGNGSSEILVKKEKFDTLKIEESSNGVLRIVKNQKYHKDFKNLQEKFLDGVLRNNLDEAWQAVSVWLKTLEEHSTQASEEKKNRFHEFCRKHLGHVIYESAHHQWISGKYLDLIFSNLLVAENDESVKLIDLEWQLQFDLPTALVFDRALFYLSETLRQNQQFLNFKMKGQDFLPEELQKRLQESDLAKSSDRNSLQLFETWFYRVVQSGSFDASLLDANENENHVAQVFQEGQKLAAENKIAEAIAQFSRVQLLQPNYAQTHNELGNCYFKQDKPELALQSFIKAVELDPTNRAAILNLSEPLKALNRQAEAIKLLTTFLKNNPEDVDAMTILAELYQETGKEDQVIEVYKEILAVDPLHQVAMTAIKNSVTKFQ
- a CDS encoding CDP-glycerol glycerophosphotransferase family protein gives rise to the protein MNRKIAFFYHDPVQKETQENVALEADQRGYQTEFVDITKTFYTDADISVYVSHIPNIKRIFSKYSFIMLHDLGQSHHSWPNFWGYEPWHRFTAGLIPGNFWQEMCDNAKSNGQKKFLPHAGVHNIGWPKSDQVFNDKTYGEELNNVRERLHLRHDKSVLYAPAWENDNKAEEVIEKLKDRPYNILIKQSPIHENFPTMMGTVERLRHKYEDRKDNVYMVDPETSIMTYLGLADVLISDESSVLIEALLLDIPGIAVTDWRIPDTDPPRMAIAPYEHCIKIKKAEIKATIDKVLAGELTCNVTHRFSTLTDHKNHWFSNLGCASGAVMDTIDDLVKRFESGLQNATRPQGSNSHNNSAHSLPSLTIHDSAIDYADSSESTLLNLCSNEEFDENSTWQEFNEWELLYHLCPLRKNLFNWIDFGQEPFRFIELGAGCGALTSYLVDLENAFVTSVEGSVRRAEVIQQRCRHAKNLEIHACNLTEFPVTEPYDFVSLIGVLEYSGK